DNA from Bacteroidota bacterium:
TTTCCTTTCCCAATTTGATATTGAAGGGGTGCTGTCAGCTGAACAACCTGCATAACCTGTTCAAGTGTTTCGTTCTTAAATGTACCGGTAAACTTATAATGTTTTAATTCTTCCGAATGAAAATGTATGGTTACATTATATCTTCTTTCAATCAGAATAGCCAGATCCCCTATTTCCTCTCCCTTAAAAATCCAACGGTCATCCTTCCAGGATGTGGATAAATCCGTATTCACCGCAGTTTGAACAACAGGGGTTAAAAATTTACAGTCCTGACATCTCTTTAATTTAATATTATTAAGCTTATCAGCGGTTAAATTTGCCGGATTGGTATATAGCGATGAGTCAATAATTGCTTTACCTGTAGAAAAAGTGACTTTTTGTTTAGGCAACATGGTAATGGAAAAAGAACGATTTTGCTGATCTTCTCCTTCTATTTTTACAATCCCTTTGACCAATGTGGTTTCAACGGTATTTTCTTCGGGATAAGCTTTTACATTAAATTCAGTACCTACCGCTTTAATGTTAAGATTTTTTGCCTTTACGGTAAAAGGCTTTTTTGCATTTGAAACAACCTTAAAAAAAGCTTCCCCTATTAAGGTCACCTGCCTGTTTCTTTCCCCATAAGTCTGTGGATCATAACTTAAATTACTTTTAGCATTGATCCAAACCTGGGTACCATCAGGTAAAACAGTCATTGCTTTTGCTCCCTCTGACACATAAAACGAAACCAGTTTATGTCGATTCAAAGGCTTGTCAATAAATAAAAGATATGTTAAAAGCGAACCAAGACTGAAAATTATCAAAACGGATGCTGCAATTTTCAGAAACTTATTTATACGGAAACGGGAGGTATAGCCCTGGGAATAATGGTTCATTAAATCAATTTTATGATTCAAATCCCGCAGTTTCTGATTTATCTGATTAGGATCGTTATCGGCAATCTGGGCAGTAGCCATCCACATGGTCCTTATCTTAATAAATTCCGATTTATTCTCTGCCGACTGATTAATCCAATCACGCAATAAGCCAATCTCTTCCTGACTGGCATTCCCAGACAAAAAACTGATTATTAAATCATTAAAACTCTCCGTATTTTTATGTTCACTGTTCATCATGATATCTTTCAAAAATTAAGACACAAAAAATCGAATTTGGTCTACAAAAAATTAATATATTTTTTAAACTAAGATGGAATATGCTGTTCTAACTTATTTTCAGAAGTACTTTTTGACACTTTCAAGCAATTTATCAATTGCCCTTGACATTTGCGTTTTAACGGTGCTGGTGGAAAGATCCAAACGTTCAGCCACTTCTGAATAAGAAAGATGTTCATACCTGCACATTTGAAAAATCTGCCGGCACTTTTCAGGAAGATTTTCGATGGCCGTATTAAGTTCTTCCTCTGCCTGTTCAGTATATAATGTGTCGAAAACTGAATCAGAAATGTCTGTCAGCAATAAATCAGACTGCATCGTCAGGTTATTCAGTGGAATTATTTTATTTGATAAAGAGTTGCTGTTGCGTATATAATTCAGGCAACGATTATGTACGCTACGATATAAATAAGCTTTTAATGAAGAATTGATGAGTATTTTATCACTACTCTCCCAAAAACTAATAAATACTTCCTGTACAAGATCTTCTGCGACCTCATATTCTCTCACATAGTCATTAGCAAAAATGCATAAACCAGGAAAATATTTTTTAAAAACAAGGTTAAAAATTTCCCTATCTCCCTTATTTATTTTCCCCAGAATCCCTTTTTCATGCTGAGTCATAATAGGATTTTTATAGTAGGCATTGATATTTCGGTAATTTAAACCGTTATTTCATGACTACAAATATAATTTTTTACAAAATCTTATTATACATAAAATTTCATCCAAACAAAATGCATTATATAAAATATTTCTGAATGAAAAATATATATACAGATCAAAGC
Protein-coding regions in this window:
- a CDS encoding FecR family protein, with the translated sequence MMNSEHKNTESFNDLIISFLSGNASQEEIGLLRDWINQSAENKSEFIKIRTMWMATAQIADNDPNQINQKLRDLNHKIDLMNHYSQGYTSRFRINKFLKIAASVLIIFSLGSLLTYLLFIDKPLNRHKLVSFYVSEGAKAMTVLPDGTQVWINAKSNLSYDPQTYGERNRQVTLIGEAFFKVVSNAKKPFTVKAKNLNIKAVGTEFNVKAYPEENTVETTLVKGIVKIEGEDQQNRSFSITMLPKQKVTFSTGKAIIDSSLYTNPANLTADKLNNIKLKRCQDCKFLTPVVQTAVNTDLSTSWKDDRWIFKGEEIGDLAILIERRYNVTIHFHSEELKHYKFTGTFKNETLEQVMQVVQLTAPLQYQIGKGKVDLTIDPVAKLKYEKLFHNN
- a CDS encoding RNA polymerase sigma-70 factor; the protein is MTQHEKGILGKINKGDREIFNLVFKKYFPGLCIFANDYVREYEVAEDLVQEVFISFWESSDKILINSSLKAYLYRSVHNRCLNYIRNSNSLSNKIIPLNNLTMQSDLLLTDISDSVFDTLYTEQAEEELNTAIENLPEKCRQIFQMCRYEHLSYSEVAERLDLSTSTVKTQMSRAIDKLLESVKKYF